A genome region from Bradyrhizobium sp. WSM1417 includes the following:
- the adh gene encoding aldehyde dehydrogenase codes for MNKVEFLSVTKIPFAERYDNFIGGKFVAPISGKYFDNASPVTGQIVCKIARSDAQDVEAALDAAHAAKAAWGRTSVAERAAMLNRIADRMEDNLERLAIAETWDNGKPIRETRAADLPLAIDHFRYFAGAIRAQEGSIGEIDHDTVAYHFHEPLGVVGQIIPWNFPLLMACWKLAPALAAGNCVVLKPAEQTPASIMVWAEIIGDILPPGVLNIVNGFGLEAGKPLASSPRIAKIAFTGETTTGRLIMQYASQNLIPVTLELGGKSPNIFFSDVTAEDDDFFDKAIEGFVMFALNQGEVCTCPSRALVHADIYDRFMERALKRVAAIKQGDPRAADTMIGAQASGEQLAKILSYIDIGKQEGAKVLAGGGRAELGGDLSGGFYVQPTVLEGHNKMRVFQEEIFGPVVSVATFKNDEEALEIANDTPYGLGAGVWSRDANRCYRFGRAIQAGRVWTNCYHAYPAHAAFGGYKQSGVGRETHKMMLDHYQQTKNLLVSYSPKRLGFF; via the coding sequence ATGAACAAGGTAGAATTCCTCAGCGTCACCAAAATTCCCTTCGCCGAACGCTACGACAATTTCATCGGCGGCAAATTCGTCGCGCCGATCTCCGGCAAGTATTTCGACAACGCCTCGCCGGTGACGGGCCAGATCGTCTGCAAGATCGCGCGCTCCGACGCGCAGGACGTCGAGGCAGCGCTCGACGCAGCGCATGCCGCGAAGGCCGCCTGGGGCCGCACCAGCGTTGCCGAGCGCGCTGCGATGCTGAACCGGATCGCCGACCGCATGGAAGATAATCTCGAGCGTCTCGCCATCGCCGAGACCTGGGACAACGGCAAGCCGATCCGCGAGACCCGCGCAGCGGACCTCCCGCTCGCCATCGATCATTTCCGCTATTTCGCCGGCGCCATCCGCGCCCAGGAAGGCTCGATCGGCGAGATCGATCACGACACCGTCGCCTACCATTTCCACGAACCGCTCGGCGTGGTCGGCCAGATCATCCCCTGGAACTTCCCGCTGCTGATGGCCTGCTGGAAGCTCGCGCCCGCACTCGCCGCCGGCAATTGCGTCGTGCTCAAGCCGGCCGAGCAGACCCCGGCCTCGATCATGGTCTGGGCCGAGATCATCGGCGACATTCTGCCGCCCGGTGTCCTCAACATCGTCAACGGCTTTGGCCTGGAAGCCGGCAAGCCGCTCGCGTCCAGCCCGCGCATCGCCAAGATCGCCTTCACCGGCGAGACCACGACGGGCCGGCTGATCATGCAATATGCCAGCCAGAACCTCATTCCCGTCACGCTCGAGCTTGGCGGCAAGTCGCCCAACATCTTCTTCAGCGACGTCACCGCCGAAGACGATGATTTCTTCGACAAGGCGATCGAAGGTTTCGTCATGTTCGCGCTGAACCAGGGCGAGGTCTGTACCTGTCCGAGCCGGGCGCTGGTCCATGCCGACATCTACGACCGCTTCATGGAGCGGGCGCTGAAGCGCGTCGCCGCAATCAAGCAGGGTGATCCGCGCGCGGCCGACACCATGATCGGTGCGCAGGCTTCCGGCGAGCAGCTCGCAAAAATCCTCTCCTACATCGACATCGGTAAACAGGAGGGAGCAAAGGTGCTGGCCGGCGGCGGACGCGCCGAGCTCGGTGGCGATCTCTCCGGTGGCTTCTACGTCCAGCCGACCGTGCTCGAGGGCCACAACAAGATGCGCGTCTTCCAGGAGGAGATCTTCGGCCCCGTCGTTTCGGTCGCGACCTTCAAGAACGACGAGGAGGCGCTCGAGATCGCCAACGACACGCCCTACGGGCTGGGGGCCGGCGTCTGGAGCCGCGACGCCAACCGCTGCTATCGCTTCGGCCGGGCGATCCAGGCCGGCCGGGTCTGGACCAACTGCTACCATGCCTATCCCGCGCATGCGGCCTTCGGCGGCTACAAGCAGTCGGGCGTCGGGCGCGAGACCCACAAAATGATGCTCGATCACTACCAGCAGACCAAGAACCTGCTGGTCAGCTACAGCCCCAAGAGGCTCGGCTTCTTCTGA
- the pdhA gene encoding pyruvate dehydrogenase (acetyl-transferring) E1 component subunit alpha: MAAPKKAAASTAQDKTDGGSPPEFTREQELKALRDMLLIRRFEEKAGQLYGMGAIGGFCHLYIGQEAVVVGMQMALKPGDQVITGYRDHGHMLATGMEANGVMAELTGRRGGYSKGKGGSMHMFSKEKHFYGGHGIVGAQVSLGTGLAFANHYRDNDNVSVTYFGDGAANQGQVYESFNMAELWKLPVIYVIENNRYAMGTSVSRASAQQDFSKRGASFNIPGQQVDGMDVRAVKAAGDEAAAWCRAGKGPFILEMQTYRYRGHSMSDPAKYRTREEVEKVRHDQDPIEQVRNRLLAAKVSEQDLKAIDAEVRDIVNASADFAQHDPEPDAAELWTDIYR; the protein is encoded by the coding sequence ATGGCCGCACCCAAGAAAGCCGCCGCAAGCACTGCACAGGACAAGACCGACGGCGGTTCGCCCCCGGAATTCACCAGAGAGCAGGAGCTCAAGGCGCTCCGCGATATGCTCCTGATCCGGCGGTTCGAGGAAAAGGCCGGCCAGCTCTACGGCATGGGCGCGATCGGCGGCTTCTGCCACCTTTATATCGGCCAGGAGGCCGTGGTGGTCGGGATGCAGATGGCCCTGAAGCCGGGCGACCAGGTCATCACCGGCTATCGCGATCACGGCCATATGCTCGCCACCGGCATGGAGGCCAACGGCGTCATGGCCGAGCTCACCGGCCGTCGTGGCGGCTATTCCAAGGGCAAGGGCGGCTCCATGCATATGTTCAGCAAGGAGAAGCACTTTTACGGCGGCCACGGCATCGTCGGCGCCCAGGTCTCGCTCGGCACCGGGCTCGCTTTCGCCAATCACTATCGCGACAACGACAATGTCAGCGTCACCTATTTCGGCGACGGTGCGGCCAACCAGGGCCAGGTCTATGAGAGCTTCAACATGGCGGAGCTCTGGAAGCTGCCGGTGATCTACGTCATCGAGAACAACCGCTACGCCATGGGCACTTCGGTCTCGCGCGCCTCGGCGCAGCAGGATTTCTCGAAGCGCGGCGCCTCCTTCAACATTCCCGGCCAGCAGGTCGACGGCATGGACGTCCGCGCCGTCAAGGCTGCCGGCGACGAGGCGGCGGCCTGGTGCCGCGCCGGCAAGGGACCCTTCATCCTGGAGATGCAGACCTACCGTTATCGCGGCCACTCGATGTCCGATCCCGCAAAGTACAGAACTCGCGAGGAGGTCGAAAAAGTCCGCCACGACCAGGATCCGATCGAGCAGGTGCGCAATCGCCTGTTGGCCGCCAAGGTCAGCGAGCAGGATTTGAAGGCGATCGACGCCGAGGTGCGCGACATCGTCAACGCGTCCGCCGATTTCGCCCAGCATGATCCCGAGCCGGATGCCGCCGAGCTCTGGACCGATATTTATCGCTGA
- a CDS encoding GAF domain-containing protein, which translates to MNGQSPRHHAARVEAAITSGQAARSSVVASWRRSSRLHRLDPAGRSSPNRLSEAELHRARERIAPLLAAARGAMDRLYQAIGASGCCVLLADGEGVPVDRRGTPADDATFQSWGLWTGALWSEEHEGTNGIGTCLVEQRPLTIDRDQHFFTRNTLLSCTAVPIYDHEAAFAGVLDVSSCRADRTDVFSSLIALAAGEAAKRIEADLFRRAFAHARIVLTQAADGQCGGLVAVDADDLVIGATRSARAGLGIAPGRALQPMPAADLLGGDTARDHLAGGQRAVLQRALLRAGGNVSAAAKALGVSRATLHRKLKRFGLNAH; encoded by the coding sequence ATGAATGGGCAATCCCCCCGGCATCACGCGGCCCGTGTCGAGGCCGCCATTACTTCAGGCCAGGCGGCACGCTCGTCGGTCGTGGCCTCGTGGCGCCGTTCATCCAGATTGCATCGTCTCGATCCCGCCGGCCGTAGCTCGCCGAACCGGCTGAGCGAAGCCGAGCTGCACCGCGCGCGCGAGCGCATCGCGCCGCTGCTCGCCGCTGCTCGAGGTGCGATGGACCGCCTCTACCAGGCGATCGGCGCCAGCGGCTGCTGCGTACTGCTCGCCGACGGCGAGGGCGTGCCGGTCGATCGCCGCGGCACCCCGGCGGACGACGCGACATTTCAGTCCTGGGGCCTCTGGACCGGCGCGCTCTGGAGCGAGGAGCATGAGGGCACCAACGGCATCGGTACCTGCCTCGTCGAGCAGCGTCCGCTGACGATCGACCGCGACCAGCATTTCTTCACCCGCAACACGCTTCTGAGCTGCACCGCCGTTCCGATCTACGACCATGAAGCTGCGTTCGCGGGCGTGCTCGACGTCTCCTCCTGCCGCGCGGACCGCACCGACGTGTTTTCCAGTCTGATCGCACTCGCGGCCGGTGAGGCGGCCAAACGTATCGAAGCCGATCTGTTTCGCAGGGCTTTCGCCCATGCCCGCATCGTGCTGACGCAGGCTGCGGACGGCCAGTGCGGCGGCCTCGTTGCGGTCGACGCGGACGATCTCGTGATCGGCGCGACCCGGTCCGCCCGAGCGGGACTCGGGATTGCGCCCGGCCGGGCGTTGCAGCCGATGCCTGCCGCCGATCTCCTCGGCGGCGACACCGCGCGCGACCATCTTGCCGGCGGACAGCGCGCAGTGTTGCAGCGGGCGCTCTTGCGCGCAGGCGGCAATGTCTCGGCGGCCGCCAAGGCCCTCGGCGTCAGCCGTGCCACGTTGCACCGGAAGCTGAAGCGGTTCGGGCTGAACGCGCATTGA
- a CDS encoding nucleoside deaminase, which yields MAIESYHFDFMLEAIREAEASIAQGGLPIGAVLTRDNKVIARGHNNRVQENNPILHGEMSCLREAGAISFHDTVMYTTLSPCAMCAGALALFKVKLVVIGESVTFEGSKDILDKFGIPWIDLADDRSITMMKNWRSIPANERLWQGDIGN from the coding sequence GTGGCGATCGAATCCTATCATTTCGATTTTATGCTGGAGGCGATCCGCGAGGCGGAAGCCTCAATCGCGCAAGGCGGCCTGCCGATCGGCGCCGTGCTGACCCGCGACAACAAGGTGATCGCCCGCGGCCACAACAATCGCGTGCAGGAGAACAACCCGATCCTGCACGGCGAGATGAGCTGCCTGCGCGAGGCGGGTGCGATTTCGTTCCATGATACCGTCATGTACACCACGCTGTCGCCATGCGCGATGTGTGCCGGTGCGCTCGCGCTGTTCAAGGTCAAGCTCGTGGTGATCGGAGAGTCCGTCACCTTCGAGGGCTCCAAGGACATTCTCGACAAGTTCGGCATCCCCTGGATCGATCTTGCGGACGACCGCTCCATCACCATGATGAAGAACTGGCGTTCCATCCCTGCCAATGAGCGCCTGTGGCAGGGCGATATCGGCAACTAA
- a CDS encoding pyruvate dehydrogenase complex dihydrolipoamide acetyltransferase, whose amino-acid sequence MPINILMPALSPTMEKGNLAKWLKKEGDKVKSGDVIAEIETDKATMEVEAIDEGTIARILVPEGTQDVPVNDVIAVLAGEGEDVKAAGAAKPSASAAPPKAAEAPAAASAPAPAAPKAAAAAAPAPQAAVPATQSNGHAGRVFSSPLARRLAKEAGLDVSMVTGTGPHGRVVARDVEQAKSGKGLKAPAATPSGAPSTAPTMSDKQILSLFEPGSYEVVPHDGMRRTIAQRLTASIQNVPHFYLTIDCDIGKLLTAREEINAAAPKDKEKKPLYKISVNDFVIKAMAVALQKIPNCNVSWTESGMVKHHHSDVGVAVAMPGGLITPIIRKAETKTLSTISNEMKDFATRARSRKLKPEEYQGGTTAVSNLGMFGISHFTAVINPPHATILAVGTSEERPVVRGGKIEIANMMSVTLSCDHRAIDGALGAELIGAFKQLIENPVMMMV is encoded by the coding sequence ATGCCCATCAACATCCTGATGCCCGCTCTTTCGCCGACGATGGAGAAGGGCAACCTCGCCAAGTGGCTGAAGAAGGAAGGCGACAAGGTCAAATCCGGCGACGTCATCGCCGAGATCGAGACCGACAAGGCGACCATGGAGGTCGAGGCCATCGACGAGGGCACGATCGCCAGGATCCTCGTGCCCGAGGGTACGCAGGACGTCCCGGTCAATGACGTGATCGCGGTGCTGGCCGGCGAGGGCGAGGACGTGAAGGCGGCAGGTGCCGCCAAGCCCAGTGCTTCCGCCGCACCTCCGAAAGCTGCTGAAGCTCCCGCTGCTGCGTCGGCTCCTGCGCCTGCTGCGCCCAAGGCCGCGGCCGCCGCCGCACCTGCACCGCAGGCCGCAGTACCGGCTACGCAGAGCAACGGCCATGCTGGCCGCGTGTTCTCCTCGCCGCTGGCGCGCCGGCTCGCCAAGGAAGCCGGCCTCGACGTGTCGATGGTGACTGGCACCGGCCCGCATGGCCGCGTGGTGGCCCGCGACGTCGAGCAGGCCAAGTCCGGCAAGGGCCTCAAGGCTCCCGCGGCGACGCCGTCAGGCGCGCCCTCGACCGCGCCGACCATGTCGGACAAGCAGATTCTGTCGCTGTTCGAGCCGGGCTCTTACGAGGTCGTCCCGCATGACGGGATGCGCCGCACCATTGCCCAACGTTTGACCGCGTCGATCCAGAACGTCCCGCACTTCTACCTCACCATCGACTGCGACATCGGCAAGCTGCTTACTGCGCGCGAGGAGATCAATGCGGCTGCTCCCAAGGACAAGGAGAAGAAGCCGCTCTACAAGATCTCGGTCAACGACTTCGTCATCAAGGCGATGGCGGTCGCGCTGCAGAAGATCCCGAATTGCAATGTGAGCTGGACCGAATCCGGTATGGTCAAGCACCACCATTCCGACGTCGGCGTCGCCGTGGCGATGCCCGGCGGCCTGATCACGCCGATCATCCGCAAGGCCGAGACCAAGACGCTCTCGACCATCTCCAACGAGATGAAGGACTTTGCGACACGCGCCCGCTCGCGCAAGCTGAAGCCGGAAGAATACCAGGGCGGCACGACGGCCGTCTCCAACCTCGGCATGTTCGGCATCAGCCACTTCACCGCCGTGATCAACCCGCCGCATGCGACCATCCTCGCGGTCGGCACCAGCGAGGAGCGGCCTGTGGTCCGCGGCGGCAAGATCGAGATCGCGAACATGATGAGCGTGACCCTGTCCTGCGATCACCGTGCCATCGACGGCGCGCTCGGCGCCGAGCTGATCGGCGCCTTCAAGCAGCTGATCGAAAACCCCGTGATGATGATGGTGTAG
- a CDS encoding pyruvate dehydrogenase complex E1 component subunit beta codes for MPIQVLMPALSPTMEKGNLSKWLKKEGETIKSGDVIAEIETDKATMEVEATDEGTLGKILIPEGTADVAVNTPIATILADGESAADLAKAPAPAQQQKAAESAAPAAAKAEAPAPKAAPAPQAVAEPDPEVPAGTEMVTQTIREALRDAMAEEMRRDADVFVMGEEVAEYQGAYKVTQGLLQEFGAKRVIDTPITEHGFAGIGVGAAMSGLKPIVEFMTFNFAMQAIDQIINSAAKTLYMSGGQMGCSIVFRGPNGAASRVAAQHSQDYSSWYSNVPGLKVVAPFSAADYKGLLKAAIRDPNPVIFLENEMLYGHTGEVPKLDDFVIPIGKARIVRSGSHVTIISWSNGMSYALKAADELAKDGIEAEVIDLRTLRPMDTETIVNSVKKTGRAVTVEEGWAQSGVGAEITARIMEHAFDYLDAPVTRVSGKDVPMPYAANLEKLALPSAAEVVEAAKAVCYR; via the coding sequence ATGCCAATTCAAGTGCTGATGCCCGCGTTGTCGCCCACGATGGAGAAGGGCAACCTCTCCAAATGGCTGAAAAAAGAGGGTGAGACGATCAAGTCCGGCGACGTCATCGCCGAGATCGAGACCGACAAGGCGACCATGGAGGTCGAGGCGACCGATGAAGGTACGCTCGGCAAGATCCTGATCCCCGAGGGCACCGCCGACGTGGCCGTGAACACGCCGATCGCGACGATTCTGGCCGATGGCGAGAGTGCCGCCGATCTCGCCAAGGCGCCGGCGCCTGCCCAGCAGCAGAAGGCCGCCGAGTCCGCAGCTCCTGCCGCTGCAAAAGCCGAAGCGCCAGCGCCCAAAGCTGCGCCGGCACCGCAGGCCGTCGCAGAGCCCGACCCGGAAGTACCCGCCGGCACCGAGATGGTGACGCAGACCATCCGTGAAGCCCTGCGCGATGCCATGGCCGAAGAGATGCGCCGCGACGCCGACGTCTTTGTGATGGGCGAAGAGGTCGCCGAATACCAAGGCGCCTACAAGGTGACGCAAGGGCTGCTTCAGGAATTCGGCGCCAAGCGCGTCATCGACACGCCGATCACCGAGCACGGCTTTGCTGGTATCGGCGTCGGCGCTGCGATGAGCGGGTTGAAGCCGATCGTCGAATTCATGACCTTCAACTTCGCCATGCAGGCGATCGACCAGATCATCAACTCCGCGGCCAAGACACTCTACATGTCCGGCGGCCAGATGGGCTGCTCGATCGTGTTCCGCGGGCCCAACGGCGCCGCTTCCCGCGTGGCCGCCCAGCACAGTCAGGACTATTCGTCCTGGTATTCGAACGTCCCGGGCCTCAAGGTCGTCGCACCGTTCTCGGCCGCTGATTACAAGGGCCTGCTCAAGGCTGCGATCCGCGATCCCAATCCGGTGATCTTCCTCGAGAACGAGATGCTCTACGGCCACACCGGTGAGGTGCCGAAGCTCGATGACTTCGTGATTCCGATCGGCAAGGCGCGCATCGTGCGCTCGGGCAGCCATGTCACGATCATCTCATGGTCGAACGGCATGAGCTACGCGCTGAAGGCCGCCGACGAACTCGCCAAGGACGGCATCGAGGCCGAGGTGATCGACCTGCGCACGCTGCGTCCGATGGACACCGAGACCATCGTCAACTCGGTCAAGAAGACCGGCCGCGCCGTCACGGTGGAAGAGGGCTGGGCCCAGAGCGGCGTCGGCGCCGAGATCACCGCGCGGATCATGGAGCATGCCTTCGACTATCTGGATGCGCCTGTAACCCGCGTCTCCGGCAAGGACGTGCCGATGCCCTATGCCGCGAACCTGGAAAAGCTCGCGCTGCCTTCGGCTGCCGAAGTTGTCGAGGCGGCCAAAGCCGTCTGCTACAGGTAG
- a CDS encoding threonine synthase yields the protein MHDNDNLTIERPSFVTHLECAMEGDHYPADQVHNLSKAGKPLLVRYDLAGVKKALTKDALAQRPADMWRYRELLPVRKCKDIVSLGEVTTPLIRLPKLGAKLGGGEIIVKDEGRLPTGSFKARGLVMAVSMGKALGIKHMAMPTNGNAGAALAAYATSCGIKTTIFCPADTPEVNVSEIELQGATVYRVNGYIDDCGKIVGEGKAKVGWFDTSTLKEPYRIEGKKTMGLELAEQLGWDVPDVIFYPTGGGTGLIGMWKAFDELEKIGFIGSKRPRMVAVQASGCAPMVRAYEAGTEHATRWEDAHTIASGIRVPQAIGDFLILRAVRESKGFAIAVDDDKISSALNEVAREEGLLLCPEGAATYAAYKDSLADGRVSKTDRVMLFNCATGLKYPLPPVTRTLDRHKPIDYSQF from the coding sequence ATGCACGACAACGATAACCTCACCATCGAACGCCCGAGCTTCGTTACCCATCTCGAATGCGCGATGGAGGGCGACCATTATCCCGCCGACCAGGTCCACAACCTCTCCAAGGCCGGCAAGCCGCTCCTCGTGCGCTATGACCTCGCGGGCGTGAAAAAGGCGCTGACCAAGGACGCGCTGGCGCAGCGCCCTGCCGACATGTGGCGCTACCGCGAGCTGTTGCCGGTGCGCAAATGCAAGGACATTGTCTCGCTCGGCGAGGTCACCACGCCGCTGATCCGGCTGCCCAAGCTCGGCGCAAAGCTCGGCGGCGGCGAGATTATCGTCAAGGACGAGGGGCGGCTGCCGACCGGCTCGTTCAAGGCGCGCGGCCTCGTCATGGCGGTGTCGATGGGCAAGGCGCTCGGCATCAAGCACATGGCGATGCCGACCAACGGCAACGCCGGCGCGGCGCTCGCAGCCTATGCGACCTCCTGCGGCATCAAGACCACGATCTTCTGCCCGGCCGATACGCCCGAGGTGAACGTCAGCGAGATCGAGCTTCAGGGCGCGACCGTGTACCGCGTCAACGGCTATATCGACGATTGCGGCAAGATCGTCGGCGAGGGCAAGGCGAAAGTCGGCTGGTTCGACACCTCGACCTTGAAGGAGCCGTACCGGATCGAAGGCAAGAAGACGATGGGGCTCGAACTCGCCGAGCAGCTCGGCTGGGACGTGCCCGACGTGATCTTCTATCCGACCGGCGGCGGCACCGGCCTGATCGGGATGTGGAAGGCGTTCGACGAGCTCGAGAAGATCGGCTTCATCGGCTCGAAGCGCCCGCGCATGGTCGCGGTGCAGGCCTCCGGCTGCGCGCCGATGGTGCGCGCGTACGAAGCCGGCACCGAGCATGCCACGCGTTGGGAGGACGCTCACACCATCGCGTCAGGCATCCGCGTGCCGCAGGCGATCGGCGACTTTCTGATTCTGCGCGCGGTCCGCGAGAGCAAGGGTTTTGCCATCGCGGTCGACGACGACAAGATTTCGTCGGCGCTGAACGAGGTCGCGCGCGAGGAGGGGCTGCTGCTGTGCCCCGAAGGCGCTGCGACCTACGCCGCCTACAAGGACAGCCTCGCCGACGGCCGCGTCAGCAAAACCGACCGCGTGATGCTGTTCAATTGCGCCACCGGCCTGAAATATCCGCTGCCGCCGGTCACCCGGACGCTCGATCGCCACAAGCCGATCGACTATTCGCAGTTCTAG
- a CDS encoding DUF5076 domain-containing protein has protein sequence MAGPKEQPLPPDVLVRDDAVEILRVFVLDGGLSMAFQRAFDEPDMWGLLLVDLARHAARAYARESEYTEEDALNRIIEMFQAEIERPTDTGTTTPRGKGH, from the coding sequence ATGGCGGGTCCGAAGGAGCAGCCATTACCACCCGACGTCCTCGTCCGCGATGATGCGGTCGAGATCCTGCGCGTGTTCGTGCTGGACGGCGGGCTGTCGATGGCATTCCAGCGGGCCTTCGACGAGCCGGACATGTGGGGCCTGCTGCTCGTCGATCTCGCGCGTCACGCAGCGCGCGCCTATGCGCGCGAGAGCGAATACACCGAGGAGGACGCGCTGAACCGGATCATCGAGATGTTCCAGGCCGAGATCGAGCGTCCCACCGACACCGGCACCACGACGCCGCGCGGGAAGGGGCACTGA
- a CDS encoding septum formation initiator family protein produces the protein MVSRARLKSILTGLALYAMAAAIVGYFGVNAYTGKYGLNARQELDQEIVALTSELAQLKRERARSEQRVSLLRSAKIDPDMLDERARFQLDYVNPRDLVRTIPAN, from the coding sequence ATGGTCTCCCGCGCGCGCCTGAAATCGATCCTGACCGGTCTTGCCCTCTATGCGATGGCGGCCGCCATCGTCGGCTATTTCGGCGTCAACGCCTATACCGGCAAATACGGCCTCAACGCCCGCCAGGAGCTCGACCAGGAGATCGTGGCGCTGACCAGCGAGCTGGCCCAGCTCAAGCGCGAGCGCGCCAGGAGCGAGCAGCGCGTTTCGCTGCTGCGCTCCGCGAAGATCGACCCCGACATGCTGGACGAGCGGGCGCGTTTCCAGCTCGACTACGTCAATCCGCGCGATCTCGTCCGGACGATCCCGGCGAACTGA
- a CDS encoding NADPH-dependent FMN reductase, whose amino-acid sequence MAYNIVTIAGSLRKDSFSLKIANALAKLAPASLKLEVITPAGISFFNQDLEGAPPADWLSFREKLQKSDGVIFVTPEYNRAIPGVLKNAIDVASRPYGKSSFNGKPIGIIANSPGPLGGVSAAKTLQTILPGISGPIMQQPEAYLNGVGDAFDADGNLTKESLKPVLQAYIDAFAAHVAKHHG is encoded by the coding sequence ATGGCCTACAATATCGTCACGATCGCCGGCAGCCTGCGTAAGGACAGCTTTTCGCTGAAGATCGCCAATGCGCTCGCCAAGCTCGCGCCGGCCTCGCTCAAGCTCGAGGTCATCACGCCGGCCGGCATCTCGTTCTTCAACCAGGACCTCGAGGGTGCGCCGCCGGCCGACTGGTTGTCTTTCCGCGAAAAACTCCAGAAGTCGGACGGCGTCATCTTCGTCACGCCGGAATACAATCGCGCGATCCCGGGCGTGCTGAAGAACGCCATCGACGTTGCCTCGCGGCCCTATGGCAAGAGCTCGTTCAACGGCAAGCCGATCGGCATCATCGCGAACTCGCCGGGCCCGCTCGGCGGCGTCAGCGCCGCCAAGACGCTCCAGACCATCCTGCCGGGCATTTCCGGTCCGATTATGCAGCAGCCGGAGGCCTATCTGAACGGGGTGGGCGACGCGTTCGATGCCGATGGCAACCTGACCAAGGAGTCCCTGAAGCCCGTGCTCCAGGCCTATATCGACGCGTTTGCGGCGCACGTGGCGAAGCACCACGGCTGA
- the lpdA gene encoding dihydrolipoyl dehydrogenase, giving the protein MADTSFDIIIIGSGPGGYVTAIRAAQLGFKVAIVEKSYLGGICLNWGCIPTKALLRSAEIYHYMQHAKDYGLSADNVSFDPKAVVQRSRGVSKRLNDGVGFLMKKNKVSVIWGAASIDAPGKVTVKKSDVEGPKGTLGEGTYQAKHIIVATGARPRVLPGLEPDKKLIWTYFEAMVPERMPKSLLVMGSGAIGIEFASFFKTMGSDVTVVEVLPQILPVEDAEIAGLARKRLEKQGIKILTNTGVTKLEKKSDSVVATLDDGKAKQTAEFERVISAVGVVGNIENLGLEKLGVKTERGCIVIDGYGKTNVPGIYAIGDVAGPPMLAHKAEHEGVICVEAIKGLHPHPMDKLMIPGCTYCNPQVASVGLTEAKAKENGREIRVGRFPFVGNGKAIALGEDQGLVKVIFDKKTGQLLGAHMVGAEVTELIQGYVVAMNLETTEEELMHTVFPHPTLSEMMKEAVLDAYGRVLNI; this is encoded by the coding sequence ATGGCCGATACATCCTTCGACATCATCATCATCGGCTCCGGTCCGGGCGGCTATGTCACCGCGATCCGCGCCGCCCAGCTCGGCTTCAAGGTCGCGATCGTCGAGAAATCCTATCTCGGCGGCATCTGCCTGAACTGGGGCTGCATCCCGACCAAAGCGCTGCTGCGCTCCGCCGAGATCTACCACTACATGCAGCACGCCAAGGATTACGGCCTGTCGGCCGATAACGTCTCGTTCGATCCGAAGGCCGTGGTGCAGCGCTCGCGCGGCGTCTCGAAGCGGCTGAACGACGGCGTCGGCTTCCTGATGAAGAAGAACAAGGTCAGCGTGATCTGGGGCGCGGCCTCGATCGACGCGCCCGGCAAAGTCACCGTGAAGAAGTCCGACGTCGAGGGCCCAAAGGGCACGCTGGGCGAGGGGACGTATCAGGCCAAGCACATCATCGTCGCGACCGGAGCACGGCCGCGGGTGCTGCCGGGACTCGAGCCGGACAAGAAGCTGATCTGGACCTACTTTGAAGCGATGGTGCCGGAGCGGATGCCGAAATCGCTACTGGTGATGGGCTCGGGCGCGATCGGGATCGAGTTCGCATCTTTCTTCAAGACGATGGGCTCCGATGTCACTGTCGTCGAGGTGCTGCCGCAGATCCTGCCCGTCGAGGACGCCGAGATTGCCGGGCTTGCCCGCAAGCGCCTCGAGAAGCAGGGCATCAAGATCCTCACCAACACGGGCGTGACGAAGCTGGAGAAGAAGAGCGACAGCGTGGTCGCGACGCTCGATGATGGCAAGGCGAAGCAGACCGCCGAGTTCGAGCGCGTGATCTCTGCCGTCGGCGTCGTCGGCAACATCGAGAATCTCGGTCTCGAAAAGCTCGGCGTCAAAACCGAGCGCGGCTGCATCGTGATCGACGGCTACGGCAAGACCAACGTTCCCGGCATCTATGCCATCGGTGACGTCGCGGGTCCCCCGATGCTGGCCCACAAGGCCGAGCATGAGGGCGTAATCTGCGTCGAGGCCATCAAGGGCCTGCATCCGCACCCCATGGACAAGCTGATGATCCCCGGCTGCACCTATTGCAACCCGCAGGTCGCCTCGGTCGGCCTGACCGAAGCCAAGGCCAAGGAGAATGGCCGCGAGATCCGCGTCGGCCGCTTCCCCTTCGTCGGCAACGGCAAGGCGATCGCGCTCGGCGAGGACCAGGGCCTGGTCAAGGTCATCTTCGACAAGAAGACCGGTCAGCTGCTCGGCGCCCACATGGTCGGCGCGGAGGTCACCGAGTTGATCCAGGGCTACGTCGTCGCCATGAACCTGGAGACGACGGAAGAGGAGCTGATGCACACCGTATTCCCGCATCCGACGCTGTCGGAGATGATGAAGGAAGCCGTGCTGGATGCGTATGGACGGGTGCTGAATATTTGA